In the genome of Artemia franciscana chromosome 16, ASM3288406v1, whole genome shotgun sequence, the window CCCCAGCCTTCCGAGCATTGCTACTGGTAGTGACATAAGCAAAGCCACTGTTATTATCACGAATGTACTGCGTGATATCGATAATGCATCTAAACGGAAGGAAAGAATTGACTGTATTTCTGGTCACGAGTGCATTGATACTGTGCTAAATTGGTGATAAATTGATTGTGAAGATCGATAGCATTGCCGCTGCTGACTTTTGCAAATCTGCGCGCTCGGTTTTTCGTGATTGTGAAGCAAAAATGGTGGAGAAAAAGTTTTTGGGTATCATGAAAGGCGTTGCACAAGATCTTGATCTTGCGCCTCTTACAGCTTGCAGGGGTGTTCAAGACGCTATGAGAATTGGGAGCTCAAATTGTGTGTAAATTACGTTCCAAGACGAAATTTCTCTTTTCTCGGCCCTTAAATCTGGACTGAAGATAGGCTATGAACTATTCTGAGTGTATGAATATTGGCGAATTCCTAGGTTCTGCAGGAAATGTCAATCACCTGACCACCTTGCTGCAAAATGTCccgataaaaactacaaatactCACGGTGCTCTGGTCCCCATATGAACTCCAGTGACTCACCTTGCAGTAACACCCAAAAGTGTGCAAATTGTAGTGGAGATCATGTTGCTTACAGTTTTCGTTGCTCCAAACTAAGGGCTCTTGCTAATTCCAAAGTTCCACGACCTTCTCGCTTGCAATCATGAATAAGTATAAAGTCTCAGTTTGCTCTTTCAACATCAATGGGACAAAGGATAAAGTGTTAAACCTTGATGAGAAACTAGCTAATCATGATGTTGTTCTCTTACAAGAACACCTGCTCCCAAGTTGCAGTGTAAACTTTCTAAGGCGAAGTTCTCAACATGCTGTTTTCATCACGAATGCCCGACGTACCCGAGGCAGGCCTTCTGGCGGTCTTGCCTGCATAATTAAGCGATCTCTCCCTAGCTATTTGTCTCCTAGCTGCTACCAATCTTCTGAACACTATCTTGCAATCTGGCTTGCAGACGTGATCATAATCAACGCCTATTTGCCCCATGATAGAAGATCTGTTTCTTCCTTCTCCAGCTATGCGAATGCCTGCAATAAATTAAAGACTCTCATATCTGGTATTGAGCGTCTGGGATACAAGTGGGTGCTTATAGGTGACTTAAACTGTGACATCACCGTTTTCTTGACACGAAAGGAAGCGCTTTTTCAGTGTCTACCCTCAGTATTTAAGGTCATAACGAAAGACCTCAGTTTTACATATATCCACTGTAGTGGATCTGTCTCAAATTTGGACCACTGTATCTGTCATCATTCATTACAAACTTCAGAAGTACATGTTGATGAAGATGAGAGAGATCATCATGATTTACCtctgtattttgatattatggTTACTTCTGACATATACTCGAACCAACCCTCAATGTCGcataagtggtttgaaaaatgTGATTGGTCTAGTGCGAACATGCTTCTTTACCTTGCTATACTTGGAGCTCTACTGTCCACCGTACGTGTCCCTTTCCATCTACTTTGCAAAAATGCGTACCCTATTATTGACAATGCTCGTGCTGATTTGAATCGCTATTATCGTGACATTATCTTAAGTATAAGGCAAGCTGAAGATGTGGCCATCCCGCTGATCCGTGTCAGGCGGAATACCCAAAAACCAATTTGGAAGTGTgatcctttgctgaaaaaagtcaagaataagGCCAAATTCTGGTTAAGAATCTGGTCTGCCTGTGGTCAACCTTCTCGGGGTACCGTgtttgatctaaaacaaaagacgaaaATCGAATATAAACACCAACTTCGTGCCGTTCGTTACTCCggtgaaacttttccgaaaagtaatagtgagtggcgaaaagtaataaattctgccaagtttccggatgcaagttctagtgatattatGTCTCGTCCATCTTGGATtgaacattattcaaaaatattttcgaatgTTAATTATGCAGTGTAAAAGCGTTTCTCatgtttgcttgaaaaaaatttgccgtcatgtttatgtcagagacatgtgattccagttgaaaagtgggttattgttaaaggtattaagggtttaaaatcaaaatctttggattttgatgggattagtgttttgaatcttgttccGAATTCTCTTGAACTGGTTtctcatctccaactgtttttttcaaatgtgtttgagtagttcgtgtgtgcccgactcgttcttatgcggtagcgttacgtcacttctaaaaaaggaaaagatccggtttcttgtagttcttataggcctataacggtagcttgtactcttagcaagctttttgaacacctcctactaccttatatcactaagcttgctctaaatgatgataatcaatttggttttagatctgggctaggctgtcagcatgctcaccgtgctttgacttctttattaaatgatgcccatcgcactcgtcgcgtacttcatttcgcaaccattgacttgtctaaagcatttgacagtatttgtcatactcaagcatggacagcATTATGCAAGAAAGGAGTAAATCCGTCGGTAATTCAcgtgcttcgtttttggtacttGCATTTttaccttcgccttaagtcattagttaattcttattttggtcatatccctgttcgttgcggtgtaagacaagggggagttctttcGCCGTATATTTTTGATGCTTGTATTGAAAgtgtattataaaaaatatcgactacgtgccttctaggaccatctgatatctcatatctggcttatggggatgaccttcttctaattagtcaaactgagtttggtcttgcccgttcagtgaagtcagttacttctgctttccgtgatatcggcctgtacctaaatattgacaagtgcgagtttcttgttttcaacggtaataattgttcagaatcactaAACTGCGATGGTTTTAGTATTCTTCGTGTTGAAtcgtttcgttggcttggtataactgtttgcgattctatgaatgctctccggtctcgcgctgtcaaagatattagtgagaagctgaggctcggttactctaagattgtagcaaatcgtggacactataggagaaaagcgctaactcggctttactcaaatttttgtgatcattctgtgctcttctgttctggtattaggccacttctgttgactggtgatctaaaacgtattcgcataaattattaccggtactgcaaatttcttttatacctacctcgttcttaccggaatacaaaactggttaaaaagtattgtgagACAGATATTACAggtgctttcgaaaaattatctccaaagctagctattgaagcgctttataggctaggatgttttcatcaCCTTAttcgtcttttttctgtatgtgattaaatctgtttcttttgtattacttttgctgtttttcttttgtattttactccacttaacctctgttttgtgaagtgggtgataaataaattattattattattattatttagcgAACAAAGAATTACTGATTGTCAAAGATTAAGCAAACTAAATACCGATTTGGGACCAAGCAAGAAAATCATCCGATACGGATGATTTTTCGTATCCAAGCAAAAGGATACGAAAATCCTCGAGGTAGaagttatttataaaaaaagttaaaaaaaaaaacttgagcatcttaataaatttaattacaaaatgtATCATTATcttgtgtttctttttagtcccctttgtaaagagtttaatcttaaaaaagataaaatctaaGGCAATTGCTTTGTATGGAGAAATTTTTGCTTAGGAGGTAAATTCCGACAGGATAAGCGTACAACTTTTGCTTATATTAAAAGACCCAAATCTCTCAGCAGCTACAATGGAGCTGAAGAGATGGGAACAGTAGTAAATAGCAAGTATTAATGCCAAATATAAAGCTAATATTAAGAGGTGAAGCTTCCTAAATGCTGCTTCCATCAAATACCCATTCAAATATCAATCGCATAAATTTCCTATAGAGCAGATATATTCAAAATAGACACTGTTGTCATTTAATAAAAGCAGAAATCGTATATTCCATGGATTTCCACATTGCTTTACTAACCTTTCAGTGTGACAAAATTAACATCGGTGCCCTTGATTAGaggacttaaaatttttttatcctgattctacgtttgtttgttttgaaagTATTTCCTGTTGAAAGgactaaaaaagaggaaaaggaaTATTCTTATCCATATGTAAAAGTGAAGAATCTTACAAATATATAGCTAGGGTttttaagtcttaataatttcaataaatatttttttgttcatagaCAGATTTTTTATGCCAGTCTTTTTTGCTCTTAGCTTAGATTTCTTCTCTAGTGCTTCCATAAAGTTCTAAGTTTCCCTAGGTGTGGGATTTCTATATTAAGTCCAAAATGGTCATGATTATTATTCAAATGTAAGTACTCTTTTCTTCTGCTGACAAAAGTGTAATTTGAATTGCGCAGTAGCTCTAGACTAAAGCCAGGATGTctaagataaaaagaaattcgtCTTAACAAAACTCTACCAACGATTAGGAAAAGCTCAATAAATGCGCTACCAATACTATTTAAAAGAACAACATTTCTTCTTCATCTGTAACTATAATGTCAAACACCTTTTTCCGTGAgtaaaatatcaaacaaaattgCCTACCATGACAAAACCAAGAaacaatctttaaaaaaaaatcgtatttatGATCATCCAGAAGGAAAAACAGagttaaaagaatattttgttaCCACCATGCAAGGTGTCATCATTACGGAGAGGGCAAGTAATTATAACCTAACTAtataaaaaagcaagaaaattaaaagtcaaaggagatcgaaaaaaaaacaattggagTCCTGTGGTGACTCCAATTGTTTGACCTTAAATTGTTTGACTCCAATTGTGACtccagtgggtttgaccttagcttggtaatacaggacccagagatcgaatcatgctgcaggaatgcattGCAGGGCCGACGCTGGAATCTTAATAGTCAAGAAGTGTCcttaatccgatacaatacaatacaaaaacaATTGGACAAATAAATTACAGGGCAAAATATTTCccagtattttgaaaattaacatttatttataattttggttAAGAGAGTTATATCTTGAATTCAGAAAAACACTTTCTTAGATGCTAATTTATTTAAATCCTATCTCCCATTCCTTTACACTTTCGTGACTTATTGCCACTATACAGCTCAGTTGCTTTAGTTCATTAttgacaaaataagaaaatatttaagactAGTGACTAGTCACATATGTACAGAGGCTAGTCAATagtaatatatttctttttcattttttccattttgtcaaaattaattttggattGATCATGAATTTCGTGAAAACAAGATTGATATCAATGATTGGTATCAATGATTGATATCAATGATAATTATGTAttatttatgttctttatgtGTTTTATCTATATAGTTTATGGCCAATCAATGATTGGCCATAATTCATGGTATAAGACAGACAAATGGTCTCTGATTGATGTATTGACTTACTCAAAACTAGCCTAGCAGTAaattaaacagtaaaacaaCTACATCATAATGTgcgtaaaaatttattttaagaaagctACTGCAAAATACAGGTtcggagaaaaataaagaaaaacaaacacaggCTGGGACCCTAAATAAGACAAAATAGACAGTTGCCAGATTAGCTAGGTTAACATATAAGTTACAGTAAAGTGTTATGCACAACAAGTAAGACAAAAAACCCATGTAAACAAAGATGCTAATACGAAACCCATTTCTTTCAtataatttggaaattttgaacATATATCTGCAATCTAATTAGATAGGGTTTATCACATCAATCAAATGACAAAGTTCAATGGTAGTAGTAATATGCAAAGGTTGTTTCAATGgcaatctaaatatcaaaatttaaaacaaatacttGCTTATACAAAATAAGGATGTTCAATCAGAATATAATTAGCATATACATAAATTTCAGAAtccttttcaatttgttttcttcaaatatattcaacaaagaaagttttcttgatttttatttaatatttgaaaagcaTCTATATTTTGGAAATTACTCACTCCAATCCTCCATGTCCCTAAGTTGACAGAATTGATTAAACTCTAGTTCGAACCTTTGCATACACGATAGTAAAGTAATCGTCATGAATTTAAACAGACAGGTAAATCAAAACGGatattgtctctttatttataagaaatttcttatattatttGAACAAATTCATCTATATTGTTAAGGATTTGTCaggaaaatctttttcaaaatcaatttggGTTTTTAATTTGTTAGTGACATTATGAAGTTTTTCAGCAGTGCCTAATGGATCAGATGGATTTACACTAAAGATTTTGGCAATATCCTTGTTATACCTTCGGATAAGATATTCTCGGTATTCGGATACAGGCTTAGTTCTATCAGGCTGGAGCCAATCattaaatttcttagaaaaatcaGTAAACAACCATTCTTCTCCATTTTCCAATACGAACACATGATCGGCAGGACAGGTGTTACAGGCAGTAGCCGCCAATTTTTTGCCTGCTCTGTAACGTCTACCGACCAAACCACCTGGCTGATGAAAAGTATCATGAGGGCCGTTGTGAGCCAAATCAAAAAAGCAAGGGCTATTGCAAAGTGGGCATGGTTTTTCACACGCTGTGCAAAAACCAGCTTGAAAGTCACCCCTGTTTTCAAGCCTTTGTTTAATATTCACAAGAAGAGTGCTTTTCATATCACCAGTAGTTCTGGAATCTTTTATAGAAGTTTTTATGCAATCCATGTGTCtttgttcaaattttatatctttttctaaGTCTGTCCAGCCAATAGcgttcatttcttttttcaatgtgtCACCAATGAATctgcttttaaaattttctaaaaattttaatagctGAGAaatgtgaaaacattttaatccCGTTCCCACGTCTTCAGGAGCTGTCTCGTACGTTTTTTGTAAACATGTTTCCATTCGACCTTGAAAATTAATCCATTTAAGGATTTTGAGGGTTTGATCAATTTCAAAGCCGATCAGTCTGCTAGTCgtaagcttttttaaaacacCAGGCTCTTCAATGTGATATAATATTTGTTTGATACCCTTCTTCTCTACCTCTTCAATTAAGTAAAGATCCATATGACCTTGCATATTTCTTGCTGATTGAGGCCAGGATTTgtgttttatattataaatagtGTGTTCTTCAACTTCCttttcaaaagctttaaaaGTGTGTCTTGAAAAAAAGTCAGCAAGTCTTGATTCCATTAACTCAACTTCTTTTAAGCCCCTTACAAGGTCAAAATAAAAACCCCGCATAGTTTCTTTCCTTGAACATAAACGCACATAAACAGAATTTTCGTGCTCCCACTTTTTTTGGATATCCTCAAAAGTTTTGACTAGTAAATCGTATGCCATTCTGTGAATATCTTTTCTCTGACTTTTGTTAATACTTTTGAGGGTTTCAAGATAGCTTTCAATCCCACTTATAACATCAAGAACGACTACATTAGAGTAATCTGTTCGTCCTGGCATAGACCTAATTACAATAGATAACACGTTCCTTTCTATTtcacttccaatttttttttcctgagatAGCAATTTCTTTACCTCATGATATCCAATCTTAATAGCATGCTCAAAAGTCCGCAAAAATGAGGGCATGCTTGTATTTCCAGCACTTTCCTTTAAGGTCAAAAGGTCAACTCCCAGGCTTTGAATTGTGGGATTTGCTTTGTATGCCTCCCGAACAGCTTCTCTGACATCCAGTGGAGGATTGTTTCCTTTAGCATCTTTCAATATTGTATCGAACAAATTCTCAAATATAGACGTTAGCTCTTCTTTCGTTTTATACTTTATACTCGTTTTTCTTGattcttctgtaattttttctctaatgtctttttcgtattttttgacCTCGTCGTCAAAGAAAAGTAGGTTCCTCAAAAAAATGTCCAGTTTGTTACGCCATTGCCTGGTTGTGAATTCAATAACGTCTTCAACTGTTTTCATATAGTCGGTTCGCCATTTTTcgttcccttttttttcaacaattgttttgacttcttttttaaatttgtcagTCTGAGGTTTCATTATCTCCGCAAGACGATTAACAAGCTTCAATATTCCttcttcctttaaatttttggttttagaaGAGAAATCTTCTTTATATTTGGTGATCAAGGTCTCATATTCTTCCTCGTACGACGTAAGATATGGTTTTTTCAATTCCTGGTAGTCTCTTTGAAGCTCAGTGTACGTGTGTCTTTCAAGAACTGTTTGGAAAGATAGGTCaaagttcgaatttttcaagcattcccaaacagaaaacaaataattgtctagactttctatttttttggctTTCCAAGCTGGCTGAGCAACAACTTGGTTGTGAATATGCTCGCGAAAATGTATGATTTGCCGGCTGAATTCCTCGTTGGGTACATCATTTGGTGGATCGCCTTTAGAATTACATCCAAAAACTTGTATGTCCTGCTTATTAGTAAACATTGTTGGGAAACTAACAGAAGTATGAACATGCAAGTCTTCTACCGAGTTTGCTGTCCTAAATGATTCGACAAGTGTTGCTGATAGTTGAGAAAAAATATTCTGAAGTTTATTTACATTCCCTTCATCACACCTTATTTGATTATAGGCTGCAAATATTTTGCAACAAACAATACCTCCATTTTCTTCTGCCATCCTAGATCCCTTATAAGCTAGTGCAACAATGGGCAGAATTTCTTTTAAAGCATTGTCATTTTCTCCtttaataactaaaataacTGCATCTGATGGTAAGATGGAAAAGGTTGCAATTTTGTTATCACGCACTGGACTTCCAATTAAACCTCTATGCTCTGGTGATCGGAGACCTTCAGTATCAAAGATTAGGACATAGTCATATTCTTTTCTGTTCACTGTTTTCACTAGGGTCATTGAAAGGCCTCTAGTGCACTGACCTATACTAGTTGCAAGTCGAATACCAAACATGGTATTCAACAAAGTCGATTTTCCACTACTCTGCTCGCCCAGTACAGATAACACGAAAATTCTTGTGTTTGAAAGCATATgtgataaatttttaaaaatagcagaTACCCAGTCGTCATTTAGCATGTTTGCATCTCCATCATAAAGCTCTAGGGTCTCACCTGCTACCAAACAAGCCGCTGCCATTTGAGGTATATGGTTAAAATTTCTAGAAACTCCAGAGGAATAAAGTAATGAAACTTCCCTCCATAAGTGGCGAAGTGAAAAGTGAGCATTATTTCGCTTCTCCTTTGCGTTCAGGTACTCCTTTCTAATGGATTCTATATATCTAATTTCGTTTTTAGAGCCCATGTTAGGTTTTTGCAAAACTTCCAGAAAGTGATCTGTTTTCTCACACAGTTCTTTATCGAGTTGAGCTGCAATCTTGGAATTTGTTAGATTTTGTCTAATAGCATCATCTAAAACACgaaaatgaagcaaaatatGGTCTATATTGCTTTTCTGAAACCCATTAAGGAAATATGTGATAAGGCGGTTGTTCTCTGGATATTGTATGAAAAAACTCTCACACTGACTTTTGCGAAACTCCTTTTGTTGGGCAATTTTCGATTCTGTATTTAAACGatttttttcgtcatttttCAACCTAAATTCGTTTAAATCGTCTTGTAATCCACCTTCTATAGCAAAACTTTTTTGTAGTACAAGACTATTAGACCTAAAGTTATCCAAGCCATTCATATCTAAAATGTTTTGGTGCATTTCTTTTAAGGTGTCTACTGTAGGAAAAGGTAACATTGGTGTTGAACACTCTTTGATAAATGAAGAAATCGAATATAGAGTTTTCTCATGCTTTTCAGTAGACCCAAAAAACGAACGTAAATGCGGTTTTTGCTCAATAAGATACTTCAAGGGGCCTTCAATAATATAAAAGGAACGACGATCAATTTCAGtcgattttttcaattttctcaggctagggATCCATACTGTAATGAATTTCGggagaaaattttgagaagaatATTTGCTGATAAAGGAAGATTCCTTCTTTAAATCGGATTGATATTCATCCTCAACTAAAAGGTAGTCAACAAAACAATTCAGGAATTCCCAATATGGTTCAAAATCACCCTGAATGTGGATGACAATGCAAGATTTTTTATCTCTGTTGGCAAGAGAAACTAAACCTTGACCCACCTCTAAACCTGATATCTCAATGCTTCCCAGAGAAGTTTTCAGGTTGAAAAGATCTTCCATAACAtattttgtagaagtttcaatgcGTTTTACTTGGCTTATAATGGCAACTCGTGGGAGTATTAGATCGACTCCTAGAAATGTGTTTTCTTCAACTCTTCGTGCGATCCGAAGTAACTCTAAAGTGTCCTTGGAATATATTGGAATAGAAAATCTCGATTCAAAAAGGAGTTCTATGACATTTATATTATCTCGGGGTAAATAAGTATTAAGAAGGATAGAAATATCACTTTTTCTCTCTCttgtggtgtttttttttgtgtcccgGATATCTTTTGCAGACTCTAGTGAATCTTCCTGTTCTTCATCAGAGGAATCACAATAGTTTAATTCTAGACGATGAAGTAATCTGTAAGATATACTATTCATTTCAGGGGGGCAGTCAAAAATAAACGAACTGTTAAGATTGTTTTCTTGAAACATTTGTTGAAAGCCTTCTAGTCTGTTTTGTGAAACACTGGTCTCTTTGGTCTCTTTTGCGCTCAAATGCCTCTTaagaacctaaaaaaagacgggacaaaaataaaatgatcatCACGAATGAAAATGAAgcagttttgaaaatttatggGGAATAATAGAAACAATCTGCTTTtacaacttatatataaaatgtcATTTACAGGTTTGAGAGGG includes:
- the LOC136036875 gene encoding uncharacterized protein LOC136036875 isoform X5, whose product is MAHYLEGFETEGYLGKGSFGVVFEAKSKCDKVRYAVKRISLSHRLNDDRKKALREAETLATLDHPNIVRYYTSWLETHPVGFYEDHDAKCLTGTLTRDDPDENSTTGNSAIVKKEQTYLFIQMELCEKQTLYHWLNDEKTRQNEGSTLKGLYIFQQVVQAIDYIHNRDIIHRDIKLAGCEYVFEDDIYSLGIILFELLIPFSTASERASEITKLKKMDFPSNFSEIYPEEKLLLEQMLDGDSVKRPVASTIAERIKQSVEKIKVLKRHLSAKETKETSVSQNRLEGFQQMFQENNLNSSFIFDCPPEMNSISYRLLHRLELNYCDSSDEEQEDSLESAKDIRDTKKNTTRERKSDISILLNTYLPRDNINVIELLFESRFSIPIYSKDTLELLRIARRVEENTFLGVDLILPRVAIISQVKRIETSTKYVMEDLFNLKTSLGSIEISGLEVGQGLVSLANRDKKSCIVIHIQGDFEPYWEFLNCFVDYLLVEDEYQSDLKKESSFISKYSSQNFLPKFITVWIPSLRKLKKSTEIDRRSFYIIEGPLKYLIEQKPHLRSFFGSTEKHEKTLYSISSFIKECSTPMLPFPTVDTLKEMHQNILDMNGLDNFRSNSLVLQKSFAIEGGLQDDLNEFRLKNDEKNRLNTESKIAQQKEFRKSQCESFFIQYPENNRLITYFLNGFQKSNIDHILLHFRVLDDAIRQNLTNSKIAAQLDKELCEKTDHFLEVLQKPNMGSKNEIRYIESIRKEYLNAKEKRNNAHFSLRHLWREVSLLYSSGVSRNFNHIPQMAAACLVAGETLELYDGDANMLNDDWVSAIFKNLSHMLSNTRIFVLSVLGEQSSGKSTLLNTMFGIRLATSIGQCTRGLSMTLVKTVNRKEYDYVLIFDTEGLRSPEHRGLIGSPVRDNKIATFSILPSDAVILVIKGENDNALKEILPIVALAYKGSRMAEENGGIVCCKIFAAYNQIRCDEGNVNKLQNIFSQLSATLVESFRTANSVEDLHVHTSVSFPTMFTNKQDIQVFGCNSKGDPPNDVPNEEFSRQIIHFREHIHNQVVAQPAWKAKKIESLDNYLFSVWECLKNSNFDLSFQTVLERHTYTELQRDYQELKKPYLTSYEEEYETLITKYKEDFSSKTKNLKEEGILKLVNRLAEIMKPQTDKFKKEVKTIVEKKGNEKWRTDYMKTVEDVIEFTTRQWRNKLDIFLRNLLFFDDEVKKYEKDIREKITEESRKTSIKYKTKEELTSIFENLFDTILKDAKGNNPPLDVREAVREAYKANPTIQSLGVDLLTLKESAGNTSMPSFLRTFEHAIKIGYHEVKKLLSQEKKIGSEIERNVLSIVIRSMPGRTDYSNVVVLDVISGIESYLETLKSINKSQRKDIHRMAYDLLVKTFEDIQKKWEHENSVYVRLCSRKETMRGFYFDLVRGLKEVELMESRLADFFSRHTFKAFEKEVEEHTIYNIKHKSWPQSARNMQGHMDLYLIEEVEKKGIKQILYHIEEPGVLKKLTTSRLIGFEIDQTLKILKWINFQGRMETCLQKTYETAPEDVGTGLKCFHISQLLKFLENFKSRFIGDTLKKEMNAIGWTDLEKDIKFEQRHMDCIKTSIKDSRTTGDMKSTLLVNIKQRLENRGDFQAGFCTACEKPCPLCNSPCFFDLAHNGPHDTFHQPGGLVGRRYRAGKKLAATACNTCPADHVFVLENGEEWLFTDFSKKFNDWLQPDRTKPVSEYREYLIRRYNKDIAKIFSVNPSDPLGTAEKLHNVTNKLKTQIDFEKDFPDKSLTI
- the LOC136036875 gene encoding uncharacterized protein LOC136036875 isoform X1: MSRKNMHQCSENTDPTHNFGRNNVTMMLPRKIRINMEAKTKFLIHICQKYQLHSMAHYLEGFETEGYLGKGSFGVVFEAKSKCDKVRYAVKRISLSHRLNDDRKKALREAETLATLDHPNIVRYYTSWLETHPVGFYEDHDAKCLTGTLTRDDPDENSTTGNSAIVKKEQTYLFIQMELCEKQTLYHWLNDEKTRQNEGSTLKGLYIFQQVVQAIDYIHNRDIIHRDIKPKNIFFSGAGCVKLGDFGFAKEIGDESCQVGTIPYMSPGQLAGCEYVFEDDIYSLGIILFELLIPFSTASERASEITKLKKMDFPSNFSEIYPEEKLLLEQMLDGDSVKRPVASTIAERIKQSVEKIKVLKRHLSAKETKETSVSQNRLEGFQQMFQENNLNSSFIFDCPPEMNSISYRLLHRLELNYCDSSDEEQEDSLESAKDIRDTKKNTTRERKSDISILLNTYLPRDNINVIELLFESRFSIPIYSKDTLELLRIARRVEENTFLGVDLILPRVAIISQVKRIETSTKYVMEDLFNLKTSLGSIEISGLEVGQGLVSLANRDKKSCIVIHIQGDFEPYWEFLNCFVDYLLVEDEYQSDLKKESSFISKYSSQNFLPKFITVWIPSLRKLKKSTEIDRRSFYIIEGPLKYLIEQKPHLRSFFGSTEKHEKTLYSISSFIKECSTPMLPFPTVDTLKEMHQNILDMNGLDNFRSNSLVLQKSFAIEGGLQDDLNEFRLKNDEKNRLNTESKIAQQKEFRKSQCESFFIQYPENNRLITYFLNGFQKSNIDHILLHFRVLDDAIRQNLTNSKIAAQLDKELCEKTDHFLEVLQKPNMGSKNEIRYIESIRKEYLNAKEKRNNAHFSLRHLWREVSLLYSSGVSRNFNHIPQMAAACLVAGETLELYDGDANMLNDDWVSAIFKNLSHMLSNTRIFVLSVLGEQSSGKSTLLNTMFGIRLATSIGQCTRGLSMTLVKTVNRKEYDYVLIFDTEGLRSPEHRGLIGSPVRDNKIATFSILPSDAVILVIKGENDNALKEILPIVALAYKGSRMAEENGGIVCCKIFAAYNQIRCDEGNVNKLQNIFSQLSATLVESFRTANSVEDLHVHTSVSFPTMFTNKQDIQVFGCNSKGDPPNDVPNEEFSRQIIHFREHIHNQVVAQPAWKAKKIESLDNYLFSVWECLKNSNFDLSFQTVLERHTYTELQRDYQELKKPYLTSYEEEYETLITKYKEDFSSKTKNLKEEGILKLVNRLAEIMKPQTDKFKKEVKTIVEKKGNEKWRTDYMKTVEDVIEFTTRQWRNKLDIFLRNLLFFDDEVKKYEKDIREKITEESRKTSIKYKTKEELTSIFENLFDTILKDAKGNNPPLDVREAVREAYKANPTIQSLGVDLLTLKESAGNTSMPSFLRTFEHAIKIGYHEVKKLLSQEKKIGSEIERNVLSIVIRSMPGRTDYSNVVVLDVISGIESYLETLKSINKSQRKDIHRMAYDLLVKTFEDIQKKWEHENSVYVRLCSRKETMRGFYFDLVRGLKEVELMESRLADFFSRHTFKAFEKEVEEHTIYNIKHKSWPQSARNMQGHMDLYLIEEVEKKGIKQILYHIEEPGVLKKLTTSRLIGFEIDQTLKILKWINFQGRMETCLQKTYETAPEDVGTGLKCFHISQLLKFLENFKSRFIGDTLKKEMNAIGWTDLEKDIKFEQRHMDCIKTSIKDSRTTGDMKSTLLVNIKQRLENRGDFQAGFCTACEKPCPLCNSPCFFDLAHNGPHDTFHQPGGLVGRRYRAGKKLAATACNTCPADHVFVLENGEEWLFTDFSKKFNDWLQPDRTKPVSEYREYLIRRYNKDIAKIFSVNPSDPLGTAEKLHNVTNKLKTQIDFEKDFPDKSLTI